A DNA window from Leopardus geoffroyi isolate Oge1 chromosome A1, O.geoffroyi_Oge1_pat1.0, whole genome shotgun sequence contains the following coding sequences:
- the IRX4 gene encoding iroquois-class homeodomain protein IRX-4 isoform X1 yields MSYPQFGYPYSSAPQFLMTTNSLSTCCESGGRTLADSGPAASAQAPVYCPVYESRLLATARHELNSAAALGVYGGPYGGSQGYGNYVTYGSEASAFYSLLRPQARGILQNGFDSKDAPGSAHAGLAPAAAAAYYPYEPALGQYPYDRYGTMDSGTRRKNATRETTSTLKAWLQEHRKNPYPTKGEKIMLAIITKMTLTQVSTWFANARRRLKKENKMTWPPRNKCADEKRPYAEGEEEEGGEEEAREEPLKSTKNEETVGKGEKDLELTDLEDFDPLEAEPPECELKPPFQPLDGGLERIPAAPDGPSAPGKEASGTLRMPLAAGGAAALDQDLERARSCLRSGAAAPEQQPGAGGGSQACEAKLGFAPAGATAGLEAKPRIWSLAHTATAAATALSQTEFPSCMLKRQGSAAPAAASLAPASSSPAAPAPTGALDRHQDSPVTSLRNWVDGVFHDPILRHSTLNQAWATAKGALLDPGPLGRSLGAGANVLTTPLARAFPPAAPHDAPTAGSAKELLAAPKAGGKPFCA; encoded by the exons ATGTCCTACCCGCAGTTTGGATACCCCTATTCCTCCGCACCCCAG ttcctGATGACCACCAACTCCCTGAGCACGTGCTGCGAGTCCGGCGGCCGCACGCTGGCCGACTCGGGGCCCGCCGCCTCGGCCCAGGCGCCCGTCTACTGCCCGGTCTACGAGAGCCGGCTGCTGGCCACCGCGCGCCACGAGCTCAACTCGGCCGCGGCGCTTGGGGTGTACGGGGGCCCGTACGGCGGCTCGCAGGGCTACGGCAACTACGTGACCTACGGCTCGGAGGCGTCCGCCTTCTACTCGCTG CTGCGACCCCAGGCGCGTGGGATCCTACAGAATGGCTTCGACTCCAAGGACGCGCCGGGATCTGCGCATGCGGGCCTCGCGCCTGCTGCGGCCGCCGCCTACTACCCCTACGAGCCGGCGCTGGGCCAGTACCCCTACGACAG GTACGGGACCATGGACAGCGGCACGCGGCGGAAGAACGCCACGCGCGAGACCACCAGCACGCTCAAGGCCTGGCTGCAGGAGCACCGCAAGAACCCGTACCCCACCAAGGGCGAGAAGATCATGCTGGCCATCATCACCAAGATGACCCTCACGCAGGTGTCCACCTGGTTCGCCAACGCGCGCCGGCGCCTCAAGAAGGAGAACAAGATGACGTGGCCCCCGAGGAACAAATGCGCGGATGAGAAGCGACCCTACGCGGAGGgcgaggaggaagaagggggcgAAGAGGAAGCCAGGGAGGAGCCCCTCAAGAGCACCAAGAATGAAG AGACGGTGGGCAAAGGGGAGAAGGATCTAGAACTCACAGACTTGGAGGATTTCGACCCGCTGGAGGCGGAGCCCCCTGAGTGCGAGCTGAAACCGCCCTTCCAGCCCCTGGACGGCGGTCTGGAGCGCATCCCCGCCGCGCCTGACGGTCCGAGCGCCCCGGGAAAGGAGGCTTCCGGCACCCTCCGGATGCCCCTGGCCGCCGGTGGCGCGGCCGCCCTGGACCAGGACCTGGAGAGGGCCAGAAGCTGCCTCCGGAGCGGGGCGGCTGCGCCCGAGCAGCAGCCTGGCGCTGGGGGCGGCTCGCAGGCCTGCGAGGCCAAGCTGGGCTTCGCGCCGGCTGGGGCGACGGCGGGCCTCGAGGCCAAGCCGCGCATCTGGTCGCTGGCTCACACGGCCACCGCGGCCGCCACAGCCCTGAGCCAGACTGAGTTCCCCTCGTGCATGCTGAAGCGCCAAGGCTCCGCTGCCCCAGCGGCCGCCTCCTTGGCTCCTGCGTCGTCCTCGCCTGCGGCCCCGGCCCCCACGGGTGCCCTGGACAGGCACCAGGACTCCCCGGTAACCAGTCTCAGAAACTGGGTGGATGGGGTCTTTCACGACCCTATCCTCAGGCACAGCACTTTGAACCAGGCCTGGGCCACCGCCAAGGGCGCCCTCCTGGACCCAGGACCGCTGGGACGCTCTCTGGGGGCAGGTGCCAACGTGCTGACGACGCCCCTGGCGCGCGCTTTCCCGCCCGCCGCGCCCCACGACGCCCCGACCGCAGGCTCAGCCAAGGAGCTGCTGGCGGCGCCCAAGGCCGGGGGCAAGCCCTTTTGCGCCTAA
- the IRX4 gene encoding iroquois-class homeodomain protein IRX-4 isoform X3 produces the protein MSYPQFGYPYSSAPQFLMTTNSLSTCCESGGRTLADSGPAASAQAPVYCPVYESRLLATARHELNSAAALGVYGGPYGGSQGYGNYVTYGSEASAFYSLDAPGSAHAGLAPAAAAAYYPYEPALGQYPYDRYGTMDSGTRRKNATRETTSTLKAWLQEHRKNPYPTKGEKIMLAIITKMTLTQVSTWFANARRRLKKENKMTWPPRNKCADEKRPYAEGEEEEGGEEEAREEPLKSTKNEETVGKGEKDLELTDLEDFDPLEAEPPECELKPPFQPLDGGLERIPAAPDGPSAPGKEASGTLRMPLAAGGAAALDQDLERARSCLRSGAAAPEQQPGAGGGSQACEAKLGFAPAGATAGLEAKPRIWSLAHTATAAATALSQTEFPSCMLKRQGSAAPAAASLAPASSSPAAPAPTGALDRHQDSPVTSLRNWVDGVFHDPILRHSTLNQAWATAKGALLDPGPLGRSLGAGANVLTTPLARAFPPAAPHDAPTAGSAKELLAAPKAGGKPFCA, from the exons ATGTCCTACCCGCAGTTTGGATACCCCTATTCCTCCGCACCCCAG ttcctGATGACCACCAACTCCCTGAGCACGTGCTGCGAGTCCGGCGGCCGCACGCTGGCCGACTCGGGGCCCGCCGCCTCGGCCCAGGCGCCCGTCTACTGCCCGGTCTACGAGAGCCGGCTGCTGGCCACCGCGCGCCACGAGCTCAACTCGGCCGCGGCGCTTGGGGTGTACGGGGGCCCGTACGGCGGCTCGCAGGGCTACGGCAACTACGTGACCTACGGCTCGGAGGCGTCCGCCTTCTACTCGCTG GACGCGCCGGGATCTGCGCATGCGGGCCTCGCGCCTGCTGCGGCCGCCGCCTACTACCCCTACGAGCCGGCGCTGGGCCAGTACCCCTACGACAG GTACGGGACCATGGACAGCGGCACGCGGCGGAAGAACGCCACGCGCGAGACCACCAGCACGCTCAAGGCCTGGCTGCAGGAGCACCGCAAGAACCCGTACCCCACCAAGGGCGAGAAGATCATGCTGGCCATCATCACCAAGATGACCCTCACGCAGGTGTCCACCTGGTTCGCCAACGCGCGCCGGCGCCTCAAGAAGGAGAACAAGATGACGTGGCCCCCGAGGAACAAATGCGCGGATGAGAAGCGACCCTACGCGGAGGgcgaggaggaagaagggggcgAAGAGGAAGCCAGGGAGGAGCCCCTCAAGAGCACCAAGAATGAAG AGACGGTGGGCAAAGGGGAGAAGGATCTAGAACTCACAGACTTGGAGGATTTCGACCCGCTGGAGGCGGAGCCCCCTGAGTGCGAGCTGAAACCGCCCTTCCAGCCCCTGGACGGCGGTCTGGAGCGCATCCCCGCCGCGCCTGACGGTCCGAGCGCCCCGGGAAAGGAGGCTTCCGGCACCCTCCGGATGCCCCTGGCCGCCGGTGGCGCGGCCGCCCTGGACCAGGACCTGGAGAGGGCCAGAAGCTGCCTCCGGAGCGGGGCGGCTGCGCCCGAGCAGCAGCCTGGCGCTGGGGGCGGCTCGCAGGCCTGCGAGGCCAAGCTGGGCTTCGCGCCGGCTGGGGCGACGGCGGGCCTCGAGGCCAAGCCGCGCATCTGGTCGCTGGCTCACACGGCCACCGCGGCCGCCACAGCCCTGAGCCAGACTGAGTTCCCCTCGTGCATGCTGAAGCGCCAAGGCTCCGCTGCCCCAGCGGCCGCCTCCTTGGCTCCTGCGTCGTCCTCGCCTGCGGCCCCGGCCCCCACGGGTGCCCTGGACAGGCACCAGGACTCCCCGGTAACCAGTCTCAGAAACTGGGTGGATGGGGTCTTTCACGACCCTATCCTCAGGCACAGCACTTTGAACCAGGCCTGGGCCACCGCCAAGGGCGCCCTCCTGGACCCAGGACCGCTGGGACGCTCTCTGGGGGCAGGTGCCAACGTGCTGACGACGCCCCTGGCGCGCGCTTTCCCGCCCGCCGCGCCCCACGACGCCCCGACCGCAGGCTCAGCCAAGGAGCTGCTGGCGGCGCCCAAGGCCGGGGGCAAGCCCTTTTGCGCCTAA
- the IRX4 gene encoding iroquois-class homeodomain protein IRX-4 isoform X2 → MSYPQFGYPYSSAPQFLMTTNSLSTCCESGGRTLADSGPAASAQAPVYCPVYESRLLATARHELNSAAALGVYGGPYGGSQGYGNYVTYGSEASAFYSLNGFDSKDAPGSAHAGLAPAAAAAYYPYEPALGQYPYDRYGTMDSGTRRKNATRETTSTLKAWLQEHRKNPYPTKGEKIMLAIITKMTLTQVSTWFANARRRLKKENKMTWPPRNKCADEKRPYAEGEEEEGGEEEAREEPLKSTKNEETVGKGEKDLELTDLEDFDPLEAEPPECELKPPFQPLDGGLERIPAAPDGPSAPGKEASGTLRMPLAAGGAAALDQDLERARSCLRSGAAAPEQQPGAGGGSQACEAKLGFAPAGATAGLEAKPRIWSLAHTATAAATALSQTEFPSCMLKRQGSAAPAAASLAPASSSPAAPAPTGALDRHQDSPVTSLRNWVDGVFHDPILRHSTLNQAWATAKGALLDPGPLGRSLGAGANVLTTPLARAFPPAAPHDAPTAGSAKELLAAPKAGGKPFCA, encoded by the exons ATGTCCTACCCGCAGTTTGGATACCCCTATTCCTCCGCACCCCAG ttcctGATGACCACCAACTCCCTGAGCACGTGCTGCGAGTCCGGCGGCCGCACGCTGGCCGACTCGGGGCCCGCCGCCTCGGCCCAGGCGCCCGTCTACTGCCCGGTCTACGAGAGCCGGCTGCTGGCCACCGCGCGCCACGAGCTCAACTCGGCCGCGGCGCTTGGGGTGTACGGGGGCCCGTACGGCGGCTCGCAGGGCTACGGCAACTACGTGACCTACGGCTCGGAGGCGTCCGCCTTCTACTCGCTG AATGGCTTCGACTCCAAGGACGCGCCGGGATCTGCGCATGCGGGCCTCGCGCCTGCTGCGGCCGCCGCCTACTACCCCTACGAGCCGGCGCTGGGCCAGTACCCCTACGACAG GTACGGGACCATGGACAGCGGCACGCGGCGGAAGAACGCCACGCGCGAGACCACCAGCACGCTCAAGGCCTGGCTGCAGGAGCACCGCAAGAACCCGTACCCCACCAAGGGCGAGAAGATCATGCTGGCCATCATCACCAAGATGACCCTCACGCAGGTGTCCACCTGGTTCGCCAACGCGCGCCGGCGCCTCAAGAAGGAGAACAAGATGACGTGGCCCCCGAGGAACAAATGCGCGGATGAGAAGCGACCCTACGCGGAGGgcgaggaggaagaagggggcgAAGAGGAAGCCAGGGAGGAGCCCCTCAAGAGCACCAAGAATGAAG AGACGGTGGGCAAAGGGGAGAAGGATCTAGAACTCACAGACTTGGAGGATTTCGACCCGCTGGAGGCGGAGCCCCCTGAGTGCGAGCTGAAACCGCCCTTCCAGCCCCTGGACGGCGGTCTGGAGCGCATCCCCGCCGCGCCTGACGGTCCGAGCGCCCCGGGAAAGGAGGCTTCCGGCACCCTCCGGATGCCCCTGGCCGCCGGTGGCGCGGCCGCCCTGGACCAGGACCTGGAGAGGGCCAGAAGCTGCCTCCGGAGCGGGGCGGCTGCGCCCGAGCAGCAGCCTGGCGCTGGGGGCGGCTCGCAGGCCTGCGAGGCCAAGCTGGGCTTCGCGCCGGCTGGGGCGACGGCGGGCCTCGAGGCCAAGCCGCGCATCTGGTCGCTGGCTCACACGGCCACCGCGGCCGCCACAGCCCTGAGCCAGACTGAGTTCCCCTCGTGCATGCTGAAGCGCCAAGGCTCCGCTGCCCCAGCGGCCGCCTCCTTGGCTCCTGCGTCGTCCTCGCCTGCGGCCCCGGCCCCCACGGGTGCCCTGGACAGGCACCAGGACTCCCCGGTAACCAGTCTCAGAAACTGGGTGGATGGGGTCTTTCACGACCCTATCCTCAGGCACAGCACTTTGAACCAGGCCTGGGCCACCGCCAAGGGCGCCCTCCTGGACCCAGGACCGCTGGGACGCTCTCTGGGGGCAGGTGCCAACGTGCTGACGACGCCCCTGGCGCGCGCTTTCCCGCCCGCCGCGCCCCACGACGCCCCGACCGCAGGCTCAGCCAAGGAGCTGCTGGCGGCGCCCAAGGCCGGGGGCAAGCCCTTTTGCGCCTAA